The following proteins are encoded in a genomic region of Deinococcota bacterium:
- a CDS encoding ABC transporter permease subunit encodes AALSFLGLGTPPRTPSWGNMLREAQSFMSLSPYPALVPGIAIALTVLGWSLLGDGLRDALDPRLRGQARSRRR; translated from the coding sequence GCCGCCCTCAGCTTTCTTGGCCTCGGCACGCCGCCGCGCACGCCAAGCTGGGGCAACATGCTGCGCGAGGCGCAGAGCTTCATGAGCTTGAGCCCCTACCCCGCGCTGGTGCCGGGGATCGCCATCGCCCTGACCGTGCTCGGCTGGAGCCTCCTGGGCGACGGCCTCAGGGACGCGCTCGACCCGCGCTTGCGGGGCCAGGCAAGGAGCCGGCGGCGCTGA